GCGGGACCTCGTCGTCGAGATCCAGGGCGGCCTCCCGACGACGCGAACCCCCTACGGAGACGTGGCCGACGCGCTCGGCGAGGACGTCGAGTGGGTGCTCTCGACGGTCAAGCGCTTCGACGCCGAAGGGAAGGTCCGCCGCGTGGGCGCCGTTCCGAACCACTACTCGCTGGGCTACTCCGAGAACGGGATGACCGTCTGGGACGTGCCCGACGAGGTGGTCGACGAGGTCGGTGAGGAGATCGCCGCGTTCGACTTCGTGACCCACTGCTACCGGCGACCCCGCCACGAGGGGGTCTGGTCGTACAACTTCTTCGCGATGACCCACGGCCGCGGCGAGGCCGAAAGCGAGGCCCGCGTCGAGCAGGTCCGCGAGGCGATGGCCGACCACTGGGACGTGACCGACGAGGACTGGGACACCCTGTTCTCGACGGGGATCCTGAAGAAGACGGGCATCCGCATCGAGGAACGCGCCGACGCCAACACGGCCTGAGCGCCGCCAACCGATACGATACACCGAGACGAAACCCGTGATCCCACTGCTCCACGACTTCGACGGCGAGACGGTGCTGGTGTTCGGCGGCGGCCGCGTCGGCGCCCGCAAGGCGAGGCGCTTCGCCCGCGAGGCGCGCGTGGTCGTCGTGAGTCCGACCTTCGCCGAGGCGGACTTCGGCGACGCGGAACTGGTCCGCGAGGCGCCCGAGCCGGCGGACGTGCCCGACTGGTTCGACCGGACCGACCCCGCGCTGGCGGTCGCGGCGACCGACCGCGAGGCGCTGAACGAACGCGTCGAGCGAGCGGCGCGCGAGCGCGGGACGCTCGTGAACCGGGCCGACGAGCACGGCGAGCGCGACCCCGGAAGCGTCGTCGTTCCCGCGACGGTTCGGGACGACCCGGTGGTCGCGGCGGTGGCGACCGGCGGTGCGAGTCCGGCG
The window above is part of the Halosimplex rubrum genome. Proteins encoded here:
- a CDS encoding precorrin-2 dehydrogenase/sirohydrochlorin ferrochelatase family protein; this translates as MIPLLHDFDGETVLVFGGGRVGARKARRFAREARVVVVSPTFAEADFGDAELVREAPEPADVPDWFDRTDPALAVAATDREALNERVERAARERGTLVNRADEHGERDPGSVVVPATVRDDPVVAAVATGGASPALSRLLRQRIETEIADAGAMAELTGEIRAQLQAEAVDPALRREAVRAVVRSDAVWKALDSGTPKARQVAADVISDVTGETA